GACGGGCTGAGGCATATAGTAAGGCGGACATTCTGTCCGCAATGTTAACGCTAGGACGATATGGCGGACAAGATACTGATTCGCCAGCCTACCCGCGCTACTTAATCGTGCAAAATCCCTTCCAGACCCAAGGCAGGAATGGTGATGAGGTTTTCTTCCACGATACTGTCGGGCACGAAGATAAACTTCTTATCGAAAATCTGATCACCAATAAAGTAGCTCACCCAATACTCATTGTTGAGGTGAAACACATCGGGCATGATCGTTTCAACAACTTCATGAGCACCCGGCATGATTTCAACAAAGAAATGACGCAGGGTTGAGGTCTTTTGCTCCTCCTCATCTTTCTTACCATATCCCCTTGATGTTACGAACACCGTCTTGATGGGCACATCGTTCTGGTTGATTAAAAACACCTGCCAGTCGTAACCGCCAGTCAGAGCCTCCTTTCGGGCGATCACAACCTGTACCCCCTCAACGGGTAAAAAATTAATGTCTTTTTTCATACTTATCTACTCAACACAGCGCAACGGAGTCGCTTTGGCGGTTGGCTCCACGCTGTATTCCAATCAATTCCATCTCAAACAAGGTGGCCATGTGATCCTGAACGTACGTAGCAACTTCGGCTAACGGCACTTCATGACCCAGTTCGAGCGCCAGCGAGGTGACGGCCTTATCGGCAATGCCACAGGGAACAATATGGCTAAAAAAACGCAAATCTGTATTCACATTAAAGGCAAACCCATGCATAGTTACCCAACGGCTGGCTTTTACCCCCATTGCACAGATTTTGCGGGCAGGTCCATCATTTTCGTCCCCAGTGGCCTCCTGCCCCAGCCAAACGCCCGTCAGCCCATTGATCCGGCCTGCTTTCAGTCCATACTCGGCTACTGTTCGAATGATGCTTTCTTCCAGCAACCGCATGTAGTGATGAATATCAGTAAAAAAATTGTCCAGGTCCAGGATTGGATACCCAACAAGCTGCCCTGGCCCGTGAAAGGTAACATCGCCCCCCCGCCGAATTTTAAACAGCGTTGCCCCCAGCTCCGAAGCCAGTTGCGCTTCGTCCATCAGCAGGTGCTCGGCATGACTACTGGTTCCCATGGTGTATACGGGCGGGTGTTCACAAAACAGCAGGTAATTGGGTGTTAGTTGCTGCGCATCGACGGGGCAGGCTCGGTTAGCCAGCTTCTGGTCAACAATAGTAGCAAACAACCGCTCCTGCTCATCCCAGGCTGTCTTGTACTCAATCAATCCCAGGTCACGAACCTCAACTTGTTTATTAATTCGACTATTCATCACGTTCAGGACGAAAAACTATCCATCAATTGGTTAACAACCGTCTCCCTCTGTTTCGTTCGATGTGCCGCAATTTGGTACTGTCCAGACATGGATATGGGTATTGCTCTTTTCTACGGGTATTGGTGTCTAAAGAGTCCATACTTCGTCTAACGGTTTTCAATGCACAACACGGCATCAATGGCCCAACACAATGAAACCGGCAAACAGGGCGAAGTAGAAGCCGCCCGGTATTTACGCGAAAAAGGCTACGAAATTTTGGCCTGGAATTACCGCTACCAGCATGCAGAAATCGATCTGATTGCGCAGAAAGGGAAACTGCTGGTTTTTGTGGAGGTAAAAACCCGAACCAATGTCAGCTTCGGCAATCCCGAAGAATTTGTTTCGTATACCAAGGCTAGATTGGTTATGAAAGCCGCCGAACACTACATTTTCAACACCAACTGGCCATTCGATGTCCGATTTGACATTATTGCGGTTACGCTTTCCGGCAGTCAACTACAGATAAAGCATATAGAAGACGCGTTCAGTTGAATTTTTTTATTAAACCACAAGGACGCAATAGTTACCCGGAAGCGGTTCATGTATCCTGGCACCTATTGCGTCCTCGCGGTTTGATTTTGCCAGATGAAAATTACCCCCTAACAACCTTTCCGTAAATCATTTAGGCATAATTTTCGTTAGATAGTAAGAACCTAAACAATGCATCAACACATCTTTATGAATATATTTCCTATCGGGCGGACGGCACTGCTTTGGCTAACTGCTGGCGTGTTTTTGATGACCTCCTGTAAGAAAGAGTCAGACATTACGCCTTCGGGCTCTACTAGTAATGGCGAGGTAAACAGTTGGATACTGGCCAACATGCAACATTCTTATTTCTGGAACGACAAAATCCCCGCAACGACCGATACCTCGCTAACGCCCGACAAATACTTCTATACCCTTTTATACGATTATACGAATACGGCAAACATCGACCGGGATCGGTTCTCCTGGATTCAGCAAAGTGCCGATGAGTTAAAAGCGTCGCTGAATGGACAGTCGAAAACGACCGGGATGGAATACAGTCTGTATTATCGGGATGCATCGAATACGGGGGTTATTGCGGTGGTACTTTATGTGCAACCGGGTTCACCTGCCGCCAAAGCGGGCATCAAACGGGGGGATGTGATCTCAAAAGTGAACGGTGAATTACTATCAAAGAACAATTACCAAACCCTGCTTTCCAGTAATGCCGATTCGTATGTGTTTGGTTTTGCTACGCTGGTGAACGGCACACTAACCGACAGTGACCAGACTAAACAGGTCAATGCTGTGGTGTTTCAGTCAGACCCTTTTCTGCTCGATACTACCTATACCATTGGCAATAAGACGGTTGGCTATATTGTTTACAATCAATTTATTAGGGGCGTCAACAAAGCCGATGGCAGTTCCGACAATGCGTATGATCTGAAAATGGAGTCGATCTTTGACAAATTCAAGCAAAAGGGCGTTAACGAACTGGTTCTTGATCTGCGGTACAATCGGGGCGGTTATGTCAGTTCATCCATTAATCTGGCGAGCCTGATCGGTAAAAATATCGATGCATCGAAAGTATACTACACCCAGAAATGGAACAGTATTGAAACCGATGAGAGAGATAAAAAATACGGCAAGGGTTGGAACAACCAAACCTTTCTAACCAAGTCCACCGCCATTGGGGCTAACCTTAGCCGTGTATTTATTCTGACCACCGGCAGTACGGCTTCGGCCAGCGAGTTAGTGATCAATGGGCTAAAACCTTTCATGACGGTCAACACGATTGGCACCACAACGGTTGGGAAAAATGTGGGCTCAATTACCATTTCTGACGCCAACAAGCGAATCAAATGGGGCATTCAACCCATCACCTTTAAATCGGCAAATGCACAGGGTTTTACGGATTATGCCGGAGGATTTACACCAACCGTACGAGTAACGGAGCCTGATCCTCGCAAAAACAGCTGGAAAACACTAGGCGATCTGACAGAACCTTTGCTGGGTGAAGCCATTTTCCAGATAACGGGTATGCGTATGGCCCGCCGGGCTGCCTCAACCGACAGTGATGTTGTACCCATTGGCTCATCAATCGACAGTAAAGCTGGTGGAGGGAATATGTTTATTACAGACATCGTACCTAACCAATAGTACAATTGCAGGATGTTTTTTGGCTATTATCAGATAGGCTATTATCGACATAATTTCTTATGAAAAGAGCTTCTGGTGAAAAACGGTTAAAATTGGATTATTTTATAGCAAAAGCGGCTTTCGGGGCTGCTTTTGCTGTTTAATACTGTAACTTTATCATCAGGCAATTCGCTACAACACCATGTACGAGAAGAATATAGGTACCAAACAGAAAGCATTACGCATCAATCTTGATCGTCGTATTTATGGATCGTTTGCCGAGATTGGCGCAGGTCAGGAAACGGCAGCTATGTTTTTTAAGGCCGGTGGCTCATCGGGAACCATTGCTAAAACCATGTCGGCCTACGACATGACGTTTAGTGACTCAATCTATGGCGTAGAAGAAAGTGGGCGGTATGTCGTGGAGTCACGACTCGTTAAAATGCTCAACAAAGAGTACAGTCTGCTGGAGAAACGGCTGGCTGAAAAACGAGGGCTTGATACGACATTCTTCGCCTTTGCCAATACTGTTGTTGCCCTCAATTATCAGAAGACCAACGATGCACACGGCTGGATTGGCTGCCGATTCCAGCTAAACCCCCAAGCTGGGTATAACGACGTAATCATTCACGTTCGAATGCTCGATAACGAAAATATTCTGCAACAGCAGGCGTTGGGGGTTATTGGTGTAAACCTCATTTATGGGTGCTATTACTACGCTAAATCGCCTGAAACACTTGTTCTGTCGCTGATGGATGATTTGGCTCCCGAGCGGATTCAGATTGATATGATCCGATTTAGCGGCCCCGACTTTGTGGAAGTCGACAACCGTCTGATGAGCCTTCATCTGGTCAAAAACGGCTTTACCGATGCAGCTTTGTTCGGTCCGGATGGTCAGGTAATGCAGCCCTCCGAAGCACTCTACAAAAAACACATCCTCGTGATGCGGGGCCGGTTACGCCCTCTGACGAATGTGCAGTTAGATATGATTGAAAACGGGTTGAAGCAGTTTAAGGATGAGCCCGATGTAGACGGAAATCGCGTTGTATCCCTGGCCGAGTTAACATTGCATAACCTAAAAGCCAACGAACAGGGAATTGATGAGAAAGACTTTCTGGATCGGGTCGACATCCTATGCTCAATGGGTCAGGCGGTTATGATTTCCAATTACCTGGAATATTACAAACTGGTAGCGTACCTGGCCCGACTGACCCGGTTAAAAATTGGCCTGGTAATTGGTATTCCCAATCTGGAATATATTTTCGAGGAAAGCCACTATGAATTTTTACCTGGTGGTATTCTGGAATCATTTGCCACGCTCTTCAGTCGGAAAGTAAAGCTATTCGTTTACCCAACCCTGAAAGAAGGCGCCATTTATACCTGTAATGAGTTTAAGCTCCCCCCTACGCTGGAGCCGCTATTCCAGTATTTGGTTCGCAATGACAAAATCGAAGATATTACCGACTACAAAGAACAGCATCTGCACATCTCCACCGACCATGTACTCGAAATGATTCAGCAAGGTGAAGACGGCTGGGAAGCTATGGTACCTGAGCGCGTAGCCGAACAAATTAAAGCCAACTGCCTATTCGGATATCCCTGCGAAATTGAATACGTACCTATCGGTCAGCAGGTTCGTCAACAGCAGGTTGAAGAGCAGGCAGCCTCAAGCTGATTGCCCATTATACAATTGATAAATTTTGTCGCGGCTACGTTTCAATCGCATCTTAACCGCACTGGGCGTCAACTGATAGATTTGGGCAATTTCATCAATGCTCATATCCTGTTCATATTTCAGTTGCAGCAGGGCTTGTTCAGTCGTTGACAGAGTAGCCATTGCCTGTTTGACAAACAAAATGGCTTCTTCATGAAACGACGATTCCTGTTCGTCAGCCATGTCATGCCTTAAACTCTCTTCAACAGATGAAGCAATAAATCGTTTGCCAGCACGCATCTGGTCGGCACAGTAGTTGAAGGCAATGGAATAGAGCCAGGTAGAGAAGCTGGATCGTTCCTGAAATGCGTTGAGTTTGGTAAAGGCTTTCAGGAAGATATCATGGGTAAAATCTTCGGCTTGCTCGCTACTTTTGGTCATAGACAAGCAACGTCGATAGACTTTATTTACGTAACGGCTATAAAGCGTTTCGAAACACTTCTGCGGTTGGCTGCTCAAGTATTGCCGAATCATCTCCTCGTCTGTCAATAAGGTATTCATCAAAAAATGACCTATGCGATAAATGTGAAAGACCTTTCATAGAATTTATGGGTTTTATAAATAATGAGTCTATGACGACAAGAGACGCAGTTGGGTACAAAAAATATATTAAGTGGTACACCTAGCCTGACACTGTTGGTTACTTATATCACAACCATCTCCCATCAAACGTCTCATATTCAAAGCATCAATCTTCCAGAGCAAGAAACAGCCTTTCTACTTTCCACTACATCCATTCGGAAGGCTCTGTATTTATCCTGAATAGGGTGACTATTCTGAATGAGAACCATTGCATGGTCAATGATCATGCTGACGAAGCGATACGTACCGGAACGGAGGAATTTATTGGGCTAAAATCGATCGATCCTACCCAGGCAGAATCGGATACCCAGAGCGGTATATAACACCAGAAAGAGTGTTTCTGCCACAAACTGTATAGAAGGCCAGTATCTACTGATACCTAAAATGGCTTGTGCCCAATGAATTAAAACGCCACAATAGAGTATAAAACCAGTTAAAAAACCAG
This window of the Spirosoma aerolatum genome carries:
- the lipB gene encoding lipoyl(octanoyl) transferase LipB, yielding MNSRINKQVEVRDLGLIEYKTAWDEQERLFATIVDQKLANRACPVDAQQLTPNYLLFCEHPPVYTMGTSSHAEHLLMDEAQLASELGATLFKIRRGGDVTFHGPGQLVGYPILDLDNFFTDIHHYMRLLEESIIRTVAEYGLKAGRINGLTGVWLGQEATGDENDGPARKICAMGVKASRWVTMHGFAFNVNTDLRFFSHIVPCGIADKAVTSLALELGHEVPLAEVATYVQDHMATLFEMELIGIQRGANRQSDSVALC
- a CDS encoding YraN family protein is translated as MAQHNETGKQGEVEAARYLREKGYEILAWNYRYQHAEIDLIAQKGKLLVFVEVKTRTNVSFGNPEEFVSYTKARLVMKAAEHYIFNTNWPFDVRFDIIAVTLSGSQLQIKHIEDAFS
- a CDS encoding S41 family peptidase, whose product is MNIFPIGRTALLWLTAGVFLMTSCKKESDITPSGSTSNGEVNSWILANMQHSYFWNDKIPATTDTSLTPDKYFYTLLYDYTNTANIDRDRFSWIQQSADELKASLNGQSKTTGMEYSLYYRDASNTGVIAVVLYVQPGSPAAKAGIKRGDVISKVNGELLSKNNYQTLLSSNADSYVFGFATLVNGTLTDSDQTKQVNAVVFQSDPFLLDTTYTIGNKTVGYIVYNQFIRGVNKADGSSDNAYDLKMESIFDKFKQKGVNELVLDLRYNRGGYVSSSINLASLIGKNIDASKVYYTQKWNSIETDERDKKYGKGWNNQTFLTKSTAIGANLSRVFILTTGSTASASELVINGLKPFMTVNTIGTTTVGKNVGSITISDANKRIKWGIQPITFKSANAQGFTDYAGGFTPTVRVTEPDPRKNSWKTLGDLTEPLLGEAIFQITGMRMARRAASTDSDVVPIGSSIDSKAGGGNMFITDIVPNQ
- a CDS encoding nicotinate-nucleotide adenylyltransferase — encoded protein: MYEKNIGTKQKALRINLDRRIYGSFAEIGAGQETAAMFFKAGGSSGTIAKTMSAYDMTFSDSIYGVEESGRYVVESRLVKMLNKEYSLLEKRLAEKRGLDTTFFAFANTVVALNYQKTNDAHGWIGCRFQLNPQAGYNDVIIHVRMLDNENILQQQALGVIGVNLIYGCYYYAKSPETLVLSLMDDLAPERIQIDMIRFSGPDFVEVDNRLMSLHLVKNGFTDAALFGPDGQVMQPSEALYKKHILVMRGRLRPLTNVQLDMIENGLKQFKDEPDVDGNRVVSLAELTLHNLKANEQGIDEKDFLDRVDILCSMGQAVMISNYLEYYKLVAYLARLTRLKIGLVIGIPNLEYIFEESHYEFLPGGILESFATLFSRKVKLFVYPTLKEGAIYTCNEFKLPPTLEPLFQYLVRNDKIEDITDYKEQHLHISTDHVLEMIQQGEDGWEAMVPERVAEQIKANCLFGYPCEIEYVPIGQQVRQQQVEEQAASS
- a CDS encoding RNA polymerase sigma factor, whose amino-acid sequence is MNTLLTDEEMIRQYLSSQPQKCFETLYSRYVNKVYRRCLSMTKSSEQAEDFTHDIFLKAFTKLNAFQERSSFSTWLYSIAFNYCADQMRAGKRFIASSVEESLRHDMADEQESSFHEEAILFVKQAMATLSTTEQALLQLKYEQDMSIDEIAQIYQLTPSAVKMRLKRSRDKIYQLYNGQSA